The Chionomys nivalis chromosome 4, mChiNiv1.1, whole genome shotgun sequence genome contains the following window.
GTCTTCCAGAGCAAGGCTTCAACTTGAAGGTTGGGACTCAGTGCTGGGTGACTGGCTGGGGCAAGACTAAGCAGCACTCCTCAGGTAAGTTGAATGGGTTTGGAAATGTCCCTTTGGGACTTCATTGCCCCATCCCTTGTGCACCCTCTAGGAGGCTATGGCTGTGGTTTCCAGTCTGCGGTTTGGAGTGTGTTAAGCACTCCTCATATGGTGCTCATTGTTACGGTTCACATAGGGACTGCAGTTAGGCTAACGCTGCTTGGGCTGGCTGGGCGTAATTATCTACCTCTTAGGGAAACTCAGAGCTAGGAagccatccctcccttcctccctggccACAACTGAAACAGCTGCCATGCTCTGGACCCTTGGCGATGCCTGGAAGGGAGTCACGGAGTAGGGCAAAGGGGTGGGTGGTACAGAGGCTGACAAAGTGTCGAAGACGCTAGGTACACTGATGAATTGCACCTCTAACTCCAGCATTAGTGAGGAGCCAGGGAgggatgagttcaaggccagcctcaggtacataagtttgataccagcctgggCTGTCTgagactgtgtttttttttttttttgttgttttggttttttttaaacaaaacaaaacaaaaagacaaccaAGCTCAGGGGATGTGAGCTGAGCTCTGAGTAGATAGATGACCAAAGATACCTAGAGAAGTGCCTGTCAGTTGGGGCTAAGGGAATAAATGCTATGGAAAGGAAGATCCCAGGGTTGGGGTTCCAAGTTGTAAGTGGCTGTGCTGGGACTTGGCAGCCTTCTGGGTTCAGCAACACAAGCTTCCTCAAGAAGAGGCTCCTGAACCAAAGCCTGGCATGGTGAGGGGGTCGCTGTGTCAGGCCTACAGTGCCAGAAAGACCACACGGAGGGAGGTGCACAGGTGTGGAGTAGGGCTCAGCCGACCTGCAGGGAGTGGGGGGTCACAGCTTATCCCTTCTGCTCCCTACAGACAACTTGACACTGACTCCAGAGCTTCGGGAGGCCGAGGTCTTCATTTTGGACAACAAGAAGTGTGACCATATTTTCCACAAGACGTCCTTCTATCCCCGAGTTATCCCGCTTATCCGGAGGAACATGCTGTGTGCCACCAATTACGGAGAGAATGTGTGTTATGTGAGTTTCTGGGGACTTCTGGCAGCTCTCTTTCTGAATGAGTcctggggtgtggtctctttccccATTACCATCACtaacctctcctctctcttttctctctgactGCTAATGGCTGCAATTCTTCCATGTGGTCTCCAACTGAGAAGCCGAAGGGGCCCCAGCTAGCAAGCTCCTGCAGGAGCCATTCTCTCAAACAGAGCTGAGGGGGTGGACATTGTAGGTCCTGTGGTGCCAGCAGAACCTCCACCACCCCTTTGTCTTTGCCTAGGGGAACCCTGGGGGGCCATTGGTTTGTGAAATTGACGGAAGATGGATTCTGGCCGGGGTGTTATCGTGGGAGAAGGCCTGCATCAAACTTCAGAATCCAGCTGTATACACTCGCCTCACCAAATATACCAGATGGATCAAGGAGCAAGTGAACCACGCGGCACTGCCAGGGCCGTGCCAGGCCTCCTGCCTCCTGTCCCTGTTCTGGCTGCTGCAGCTCCCAGTGGGCCCGTGACTGCTCcgcccctcctcttcctgctctgcctctgCTGAATGGCATTAGGTCACTGATGGAGTGAGGTTGCATGTCCACACTCCACAGGAGTCAGGGTGGGAATGGAGTGGTCCCTGACGAGCGTGGGTCCTGTAGGGAGGCCAGGAGAAGGGGGTGTGGCTTGGAAGCAACATTCTGGACTTTAAGACCAAGAGCAGAGATTAAATTTGTGTGAGCATCAGATGGCCCCCTTCTCCCCCTTGTTCTTTGGGGGTGACTCTGGGGGTCCGGGTGGATAGGTAGGTGGGCCATCTAGTTTGGGGACTCATAGTTTCTGTTGTGTCTAGTACTGGGGCACAGAAATAAGGGCCTGGGTTTGTGGTCTCAGTCTCGTCACCTGCATAGTGGTCAGAGTGTTAGGGCAATTGAAACATACCAGTGGGAATAGTCCACAGCCAGAATGCCAGACTCAGAGTCTAGTTGGGtaattttctccctccttcccccctctccctccctccctcccccctctccctccctccctcccccctccctcccccctctccttccctccctcccccacccctccctccatccctccctccctccatccctccctccctccatccctccctccatcttttccctctctctctctctctctttactttaaACTGCTTGTGAAAAGTGTGATATGATCACTGTAGAGAGTTAGAAAACACACCAAAGCCTAATTGCCCAATCTAAGTGTTCCATCTGCGTTTGaattgaaaacacattttttgtttgtttgttttgttctttgagacagggtttctctgcagctttggaacctgtcctggaactagctcttgtagactaggctggtcttgaactcacagagatccgcctgcctctgcctcccgagtgctgggattaaaggcgtgcaccaccactgcccggcttgaaaACACTTTTTTGAACAAAGTTTGATGCAGCGGGACCAGCCTTTTGCAGGTCGGAAAGACTGGGACCGAGATGCAGAGCCAGCAAGATAAACATACAGAGTTCTTTTCTGAGGGATAAAAgcctcttcttttatttttctttttgtccttgttctactctgttcttttttcttctgttcttctaccccgatgttttccttcttctgcttttctggtgtcttcttctccatctcccctggtgtcttcttctccatctcccctggtgtcttctccatctcccctggtgtcttcttctccatctcccctggtgtcttctccatctcccctggtgtcttctccatctctcctggtgtcttcttctccatcttccctggtgtcttctccatctcccctggtgtcttccttctctcatgtctttttttttttcctttacagtttGTATATCCCAGCAGAATCTTTCAAACAATATAAAAGTTATACTGtggatacattttattttttaagtgaatgattgcaatgaatacaagtaaaaattatattttttcatatcccttacatgattgaatatattacatattacaggtgaaaagCAAGACTTTTCATAGATCAGAACTCTTTCAGCCATAATCACAACCATAGGTAGTAGTTTTCATAATTGCCAGGAAAACAGGTTTCTAGTTTCACTTTTTATACTGAGGAGTCCTGTCCAATTATTTTAACTAACCATACAATTCTTTGTTTTCCAGTTACAGAAGTCATTTGTTTAAAGCTTTGTTTAGCTATGATGCCCAATGAAATCCGTGAACACATTTCCCCAAATCAGAAAAAACTTGTGCTAACTCCTGGGACTCgattgttttccttaatcattagCCTAAACCATTGTCTATATGGCTCCTCAAGAGAAACTCTTAACTCCTAGCTGGGTGACACTTCCTTAGTTCTATTTTCTATCCTCTGCAGCCCCTGCTTTAtcggtggggggtggggagcagcaCTTTAAACAGTTCAGCTTaagaggaaatcatcttcataataatctaCATGTAAAAATGCCAGTAGAACGGGATATTTCCGTGAGATAATCATGATCCACTGAAGGCACCAGGGACCCCCCGACACCCATTCTCACTGTGCCAGATACGAGAGAAAATGGCAACAGCAAACATGGAAAGGCACAGCAGGAACAAGAGATTTTCTGGAGCTGAAGCCCTTGGGGCCTTGCATATCTGAGACTCACCCATCAGTGCCTTGCATTCTGGTGGGCCAATCTCCTGAAGCCAATAGCCCTCTGCTGCTCCTCCGACAGGGCCACCAGCAGTTTGAGCTACAGCTAATTGGTTCGTGCTTGTCAATTGTGTTCTTCAAATCTTGTCAATACCTCATGTACTTTACATCTGCACAATCTGTGGGTTTCTGAGAGCCTTAACCCAAAATTCAGggttagtttgtttcttttttttttttttgggttttttgagacagggtttctctgtagctttggtggagAATGATGTGTGACAGCCATACTTTAGGGTTTGAATGAGTGAATTTATTAAGTATCTAGCAagccaaaggaaaagaataaatagtaAGAGATAGGTAGATGGTTGGATGATAGATgggtagataaatagatatagatagatgatatatatagatatagatagatgatagatagatataaatagataatagatagatagatagatagatagatagatagatagatagatagatagatagatgatagaagcaCCATTGAATCAGGTGTTTAAAACACCCAGCAGAAATTGACTAGGGAGTACTGTTTAGGCAGCCCTGGACATCCTATAGAGTCCCAGGCAGCTGAGTCCCCTCAGGTGAGGCTTCCAAGTAGGAAAACAAATAGCAACAGATAGAGACATCATTATCAAACCTGGTACCCAcgtggcagctaacaaccatctgtaactcctgttccagggcctctgatgctctctctggcctcctggCATGATCACTGCCtccatatgtgcaggcaaaactaCCCATACACACCTAATCATTTTTCATAAAATAGATTCATTAATTGATTACAAATgtgcttggggggctggagagatggctcagtggttaagagcattgcctgctcttccaaaggtcctgagttcaattcccagcaaccacatggtggctcacaaccatctgtgatgaggtttggtgccctcttctggccttcaggcatacacgtagaaagaatattgtatacataataaagaaataattaaataaataaatattaaaaaaaaaaccaaaaaacaaatgtgCTTGGTTTTTGTCTTGCTATCTTTGTTTGATTAATCAAATGCCCTCTTGCTTCTCAGAAGAAAGTGTTTTAAAAGAGGGGACTGAAAAgatagcagttaagagcactggctgatgctgcagaggacccaggctcagtccccagcacccacatggtgactcctaACAGTCTGTAACTTAGGTTGTGGGGGCTCCacctccctcttctggtctctgtaggaacagaacacacgcatatgtgtgtgtgtgtgtgtgtgtagtgtatatatgtatgtgtatgtatatataatttacatatatgcacacacacactcattcaggCAAACATgctaaaataatataaatctttttaaaaataaaatattttttaaaaaaaggcaaagagtttctctgttttggagTTCTCTCTCCACTTGGAATATTTTTCTGCTATGTTGAGGGCATCTGACTGTAGGAGTCACCATTTCCTGCGTTTTCTACCACAAGAAAAAAGTTTGATTTGCTTGTTTCTGACATCACACAGCAGGTGCACTTCATTTCTGAGCCCTTTCTGTCAGTGTGAAGCCGTAGACCGCTCAGTGCTCGGAGTCGCTGGGTTTCCATTCTCTGAGGCAGCAGGTGGACAGTGTCCGTGAAGGTTTCCCGAAGCCGCCTGTAAAGTCTCGTTCTCCTGGCATCTAGACTGTTTCCAGGGGCGAAGGTTCAGTTGTGGCTTCCACACGTCTGCTTTACTACATAGTTCTCTACAGCGATCATGCCAGGTCATCTCCCTCAGCAGCGGGTGAAAGAGTGCCACTCCGTGCCTTCAGCAACACTGGGTACCTCGGGTGGAGAGGTGAGAGGACTTCCCAGACACCATGTGTTCTGAGAGTCTGCAAATTGCTGCTTCTCCAGAAGCCTCAGGCCaggccccctccccacacactccCCAAGACCTACTCTGTTTTGAAAATACCTGAGGGCAAAAACAACTCTcacagcagtggtttgctctgggAAGAAGTCTTGGTTCCCACACCTCTAGGAGCTCCTCAGAGGCGGCTGAGATGAACACAGGGGAGCATCAAAGGCTAACCACAAGGTGCTGTCAGGAGCCAGCCAAGGGACAAGATCACGGGCTCAGAGCTAGGTGTGAGGGCACCATCAAGGCCGCTGCTGAGAGCTGGGCTCTGCAGACGTTGTAACGGGCCAGGCATGATTGCAGGCTCAGCGCAGAGCCCCAGAATCACTGTTCCAGGGAGGTTTCTGGTCGCCTCCCTTCATGGCTGTGGCCAGCTCCTGAGGCTGCTTCAGCAGGGTGGGCCCCAAACCCGAGGCAGAAACAACTGAATTCTAGAATCCTTGCACCACGGAGACACTCTGTCTCGTTCTAAGGAACGGTAAGAGTTGGGCTTCTCCTTGCCATGGCGTGTGGATCAGTGGATCCTCAGGGTCTTCTCCCACATCCTCTTTCTTCTGTCAGATTTGAGAATCTGCCCTATGTGGAAGGTAAGGCCTGGATGGAGGAACGGAGGGACCGAGGGACGGAGGGACTGAGGGACCTTACAGCTTGGTGTCTACATCAGCTGTCCTCATGGCTACAGGGCCTCCGCCTATCAGAACTGGGAAGTCGACTGTTGGGATGGCCATGGGCTGTGACCTTTTGGGACCCATATGACCCGTTCAGTATGGAGCCAGCTTGTTCGCTGGATGACCACAACAGATGAAGGAAAACAAACTGACATCCGTGGAGGGACGAGCTTGTCTGGGAGTCTCAGGACTTGTGACAGCGACTGCTGTCTGAGCTCCCCTGGCGAGACAGTCTGCAGGGCTCCTGTTTCACACAGGAAGCCTGGGTCCAGCCTTAACAGTGTGTGAGCGTTAGAACCAGAACTCAAAAACAGTTCTCAATAGATGCTTTGGGACTGAGAATATCCAGATGGCAGAGGATGTCCAGGCTTTTCCTGAGAAAGGTGGTTTTTGTGATGGGAGCCCTTCCTCAAGTCACCTGTTGGCTGTACGTTGATAACTGGAAACGGGGACTATATCCCCCAACTTGGATCCTGCCTTCTTCCATCACTGTGGGACACCCTTTTTCCTGGACTAGTGCATTGTTGAGTGAGCGACTGAATGAGGAAGTGGGCAGTCTCTGGCCTGAACTTCATTGTACTCCTGTCAAGTATTAGTGATATTTTGGGGGTGGTTAGGGTATGAGCAGCCTTAGACAAAGCATGGGTACTAACTGTTGTGCCTCTGGTGAGGAGGTAGGAGTCGGCTATGACCTTACAGGAATGGAGTCCTCAAAGTCAGTATAACTGGTGGCCATCTATGAACATGGAAAAGAGTGGCAGGACCCTGTTTGTAAGTGATGGTGCCTAGCTTCTAGAACTTCAAGGAGGGTACCAAGGTCTGCAGTGGACTCTGTCTGAATCCCCGAGTGTCTGCTACAAACAGAAGGGCATCATTATGCCCGGGGCAAGGCTGATGTGCAGCACACTGCACCTATTAACACGCCATCACAGCTAGAGAGGTGACTCAGGGTTAAGAGGGtgtgctgttctttcagaggactcgagtttgattcccagcgccccctctgcaggagctcacaactgcctgcaactctagCTCCCGAGGATTCATAAACACATatccatacacagacatgcacacagagataaaaataatgatgaaatGTGAAAAGAACCCCCCCAGGCTCCCTCCTTGATGCTGGGACCTGGTGTTGGCTTCTTCAGGCTGAATCCTACGAGTCCTGTACAAGGTTAAGAGGAAGGGTAGATCAGTGCTGTCCAGAGCACAAGATCTGGAAAGAGCTGTTCTTTGAGACCCAACAATCTTACAGAGGGTCAGAGTTGTCACTGTGGGCATGGCGGAGCTCTTTTGGGGAGTCTTGGCTCTCTCTGTGGTTGCAGCTTTATGGGGAATGAAAGGGCATATTTCTTAAGCCCTCTCCTGTCTACCAACGTTGAACAGTCTTGATTGGGACAGACAGGGATAGAAGTGAAAAggccttagttactgttctgttgctgtgatgaaacaccatgaccaaggcaacttatcaAAGGGAGCATGTAACTGGGGGCTTGTTTAGTTTCCGAGGGTTAGTCTGTTATCaatatggtgggaagcatggccacagacaggcatggtgctggagcagtagctgagagctcacatctaaCCCTTGAGTTGCAGGCAGAGACtaggcctggtgtgggcttttgaaccctcaaagctcacccccagtgacacacttccttcaacaggccatacctcctaatccttctcgaAAAGTACCAACTTTGAAAAGCATTTAAGTTTATGAGCCTACGGGGACAATTCTCCTTAAAACCACCACAGTAGCTGTAAAGAagaagcaacagcagcaacaggagATGACCATGAACTCACCATGGTGTACGAGAAAGTCCAGAAATGTGGCTctctggggcaggggcagggataAGGGAAACAGGAGACAGGCATGGGGAAGAGATGTAGAGATAAGCTGAGCAAAGAGGAAGTAAGACTCTGTGGTGACTTGTGGGTAGTGCAGTGCTTGAGGATCCCTGCGGAGGGCGGGTAGCTGAGAGAGGATCCTGCAGAGGGAGGGCGGGTAGCTGAGAGGAAGACCATTCCACCCACGGGAATCTAAACAAGGGAGCAGGCCATCTACAGTGGACAGTAGCCGGAGCCAGGGACACATGGCGTGAATTAACTCAAACATCAGACGTGGTCTGTGCATTAGCTTTGTGTTACAAGAAAATACCCGAGAGCCAGgtatgatgacacacacctttaatcccagcactggggaggcagagacaggtggatctgtgagttcgaggccagcctggtctacagattgcattccaggacagccaaggcaacacagtgaaaacctgtttcaaaaaaccaagactcccaaaacaaacaaaaaaaccacacacacacacacacaatcaacaaGAAAATACCTGAGACAATCTTTAAATAAGTAGAAAGGTATATTTAGTTGACAGTTTTCAAAATTCAGTCTAAAGATTTGTCACATGGGTGGAGGATGGGAGAGGTACCCTCTAATGAAGGTAGCAACTGTCCGTCCTGGGAATGAGTACTTACATaaagtcaggaggcagagaaaggctggGTGGGTTTCTGCAGTCCTTTGAGGACATGACCTAAAGACCTCCACCAGACTCctcttctttgtgtgtatgttcaccTCTGCCGGTACATGTGTGGCCTGGAGGTTGACATCAGATGTTTTCTTAATCATTTCCCAACAAGGTCTCAGAACTTGAAACTCCCGCCTTGGTCAGACTGGTCACTAGGAAGAGCTCCTAGGATCTTCCTGGCCCTGCCCTccagctctggggttacaggcatccactgccacacctggctgaGAATCCAAACTTAGGTTCTCACACTTGTCCAACAAGaccttacccacagagccatctccccacccctaaACCCCACCTCTTAAAAGTCTATGGCGCCTCCACATATCATTCCTGGAGGACCAAGGCTTCACATGTGGAGGGGTTACTCAGATTACATCCACAACACAGGGATTTCAACCACAGAGGACCTACTCGATGCTTCTGCTAACACATGCAGCTCGTCATAGATATCACCGTTAGCTATTGTCCCCAAACGGCCCGCCCCGGGCTCCCCCAGACCTGTCTCGGCTGCAGCTCTTGAGTTCAGACTCTGCTCTTCACTGCGTGGTCGGCTGCCAAGGGAAACAGGCTAGTGGCATGGCTCGTGATGACAGGTCCAGTTCCACTGTTTGAGGAGCTTGGGGGCCGCATGTGATGCTTGTTCAACAACCCAGACTGGCAGGAGACTCCCCACCAGAAACCCTTCCTCCCAGTCttgacagggtttcactaagtagccccagctggcctcggactcacagagacccaccagcctttgcctcccaagtgctgggattaaaggcgcacgttaccatgcccagctcatgtTGCTTTATTCTTGTTCCATAGCCCTTTCTTTAGAACAATTCTTCTCTTTTGTAGTACTCAGTTGTTGGTTTTGAGTCCCcatgaagaattatttttaaacaccAACCCAGATGATCcatttgaaacaacaacaacaacagaaacctcaCTCTCACTGGGCATGAtaacacacatctgtaactccagcaagCGGGAGAAGAGAAATAAGATCAGGATTTTGGTCACTTTGACTGGTGATCCTCAGCTGCACAAGACTttccctgtctaaaaaaaaaaaaaaaaaaaaaaaaaaaaaagcaggggctGGAATGGTTTAGCGGTTCAAAGTGCTgactattctttcagaggacacagaggacccaggattgATTGGCAGCTCCCAgcccaggtggctcacaactgtaactccagttccaggggatctgatgccctcttatgacCTCTGTGGACACATGATATGCAGACATAAATACacgcaaaacacccacacacatacaaataaaataataaagaaggaaaacaaaacaaaaacctcagtctCAGCTCCAGTTCATGCACACTCGCGTTCTCCTCTCCCTGTTCTTGAGGCCAGTGAGAGGCGGGCGCGCCTCTCTGTTTCCAGAGCATGAGCCCTGGCTGTAGCTGGACAATAAAACATCACTGTCCATGTGTTTTTAGAGACAACCAACAGGAATCTTGAACACTAGGCCCCGTCCTTGCCCTTAGCTAACTATCTCACCCCTCTAGGTTCTCTCTTACTCCCCAAGCCACATGGGCAAACTATGGGCAGGGATGAGGCATAGGAAGATGGCTCACAGCATTGGTCAGACAAGTTGTCTGGTCTCCATTATTGGGGGCTTTCTCTATAATGGGGACCACCTAGTGCCTCTGGGTTTGTGGTTGCCCGTTTTTGAGGCAGTAGCTTCAGGCCCTGTTGTGCCGATGGCAGGGCTGCTTGGGTTACGGCTGAGAGACACCTTGACAGTCTGCCTTGGCCTGCAGAGCGAGGGCAACCCTGTGCAtccctctctccacctctttCTTCAGGGCCCTGGTTCTGGTCCTGTGGTCAGACTAACATATCCTGCAAGGTGGTAAACGGGAAGCTGGTGGAGGTGGGCAGGTGGCCATGGCAAGTAAGCATTCTGTTCCTGGGACTGTACGTCTGCAGCGGCTCCCTCATCCACCACAACTGGATCCTCACAGCTGCACACTGCCTGCAAAGGTCAGCATCTTGGTCTGGGGTCTTTGCTTTCAGGCATGGGGCTCTGGGACTAGAGGACATGAGCCTGGGTACCCTCGGACTCAGAACCCTGTCTCTCTAGCCATTCGTGGCCTTACTGCTGGTGAGCTGCTTCTTCTCTGGGCCTGCAGATCCAAGGACCCGGCTAACTACACCGTGAAGGTGGGCGTCCAGAACCTCCCAGACAACAGCTCGGAGCTCCCGCTCACTAACATTGTGATTCACGAAAAGTTCAACAATCACATGTCTTACGACGTCGCCATCCTGAAGCTCAAGTACCCTGTCCTCTGGTCCCCCCTCGTCCAGCCAATCTGCCTCCCCACCGTCAATTTCAGGCCAACCATAGGCACCATGTGTTGGGTCGTCGggtggggaaaaggaaaggctaaAGGTGAGTACAACAGAGCAGGGGTCTTGAGACACCTGACCCTGCAGGACACTGTCCTGGGCTCACCCAGTCCCTTCTTCCTCTATTCTGTGCAGTCATTTCCTGAGTACATTCATATGCCCAAAGAGATACACAGTGCTCCAGCAGAGAAACAAGAGGCCTGGGAGAACCTTGCTTTCCAAAGTTAAAATcacttaattttttgtttgtttacttatttatgtgtatgtgtgtgagagtccAAGTGCCATAGTGCAtacctgaaggtcagaggacaacctttatCTATCCTGTGGGTTTTGGGGAATCAAGCCAAGATCATCAGGCTTGATGTACTTGCTAAGTCATCTCACCAACCCCCAAAGTTAAGTTAGGTCTTACACCAAGTCCTCAGTCTCAAGCATAAGCAGGAAGTTAAATCTTTGACGATTCATAGGGATCTGTGTCTGCAGGTACGCTGAGGGCTTTGACCGCAATATGTTCTGATACATTTACACTGAGGTGGCCTTTCTAGTCAATATGCACCCCTAATGCTCAGAGAGGCGGCAGCCCTGTCGGTGCTGTCTGGAGTCCCGCCAACCTTTCAGAAGGCAGCAGCTGCTACATCTAGGCTCTAGAGTCTTGCCCCC
Protein-coding sequences here:
- the LOC130873980 gene encoding serine protease 46 → MACGSVDPQGLLPHPLSSVRFENLPYVEGPWFWSCGQTNISCKVVNGKLVEVGRWPWQVSILFLGLYVCSGSLIHHNWILTAAHCLQRSKDPANYTVKVGVQNLPDNSSELPLTNIVIHEKFNNHMSYDVAILKLKYPVLWSPLVQPICLPTVNFRPTIGTMCWVVGWGKGKAKGAPNTPYHVQGLAARIVNNEICNHRYQFLLQKNQKKFIENDMLCTSAEWGLDTCQDTSGSSLVCQMNKTWIQMGVVSWNFGCGRRQFPSVYTSTSHFTQWIKRHIGDMRFASMAVPSFLSPFILTGYILLVSLGSLWLL